One genomic segment of Ancylobacter sp. IITR112 includes these proteins:
- the trmFO gene encoding methylenetetrahydrofolate--tRNA-(uracil(54)-C(5))-methyltransferase (FADH(2)-oxidizing) TrmFO gives MSITEKRPVHIVGGGLAGCEAAWQLARRGTPVVLHEMRPTRGTDAHKTDSLAELVCSNSFRSDDSSNNAVGVLHAEMRRLGSLIMSCADRHQIPAGGALAVDRDGFAEAVTAAIAAHPLITVERREVAGLPPEAWDSVIIATGPLTSPALAEAIRARADEQALAFFDAIAPIIHFDSIDMSVCWFQSRYDKAGPGGTGADYINCPMDKEQYETFVAALVASDTVPFREFEANTPYFDGCLPIEVMAARGPETLRHGPMKPMGLTNAHNPTVKPYAVVQLRQDNALGTLYNMVGFQTKTRHGEQTRLFRMIPGLEKAEFARLGGLHRNTYLNSPRVLDPTLRLKAEPRLRFAGQITGCEGYVESAAMGLMAGLFAAAEQRGETPALPPPTTAHGALLNHITGGHIETVEAGPRSFQPMNINFGLFPPLDANPTRDAEGNRLRGTQKTVAKKQVLAARALADMDAWAKAHADKPNEAAA, from the coding sequence ATGAGCATCACCGAAAAGCGCCCGGTTCACATTGTCGGCGGTGGCCTCGCCGGCTGCGAAGCCGCCTGGCAGCTCGCCCGTCGCGGCACCCCGGTGGTGCTGCACGAAATGCGCCCGACGCGCGGCACCGATGCCCACAAGACCGACAGCCTGGCCGAGCTGGTCTGCTCTAACTCCTTCAGATCAGACGATTCTTCCAACAATGCCGTCGGCGTGCTGCACGCCGAGATGCGCCGTCTCGGCTCGCTCATCATGTCCTGCGCCGACCGTCACCAGATCCCCGCCGGCGGCGCGCTGGCGGTGGATCGCGACGGCTTTGCCGAGGCTGTCACCGCCGCCATCGCCGCCCATCCGCTGATTACCGTGGAACGGAGAGAGGTCGCCGGCCTGCCACCGGAGGCGTGGGACAGCGTCATCATCGCCACCGGGCCCCTCACCTCCCCGGCCCTCGCCGAAGCCATCCGCGCCCGCGCCGACGAGCAGGCGCTGGCGTTCTTTGACGCCATCGCGCCGATAATTCACTTTGATTCCATAGACATGAGCGTCTGCTGGTTCCAGTCGCGCTACGACAAGGCCGGCCCCGGCGGCACGGGCGCCGACTATATCAACTGCCCCATGGACAAGGAGCAGTACGAGACCTTCGTCGCCGCGCTGGTCGCCTCCGACACCGTGCCCTTCCGCGAATTCGAGGCCAACACGCCCTATTTCGACGGCTGCCTGCCGATCGAAGTGATGGCCGCGCGCGGCCCGGAGACGTTGCGCCACGGCCCGATGAAGCCGATGGGCCTGACCAACGCGCATAACCCGACCGTTAAGCCCTATGCCGTGGTCCAGCTCCGGCAGGATAACGCACTGGGAACGCTGTATAATATGGTCGGGTTCCAGACCAAGACCCGCCATGGCGAGCAGACGCGCCTGTTCCGCATGATTCCGGGGCTGGAGAAGGCGGAATTCGCTAGGCTCGGCGGGCTTCACCGCAACACCTATCTCAATTCGCCCCGCGTGCTCGACCCCACGCTCCGGCTGAAAGCCGAGCCGCGCCTGCGCTTCGCCGGCCAGATCACCGGCTGCGAGGGCTATGTCGAGAGCGCGGCCATGGGGCTTATGGCCGGCCTGTTCGCCGCAGCCGAGCAGCGTGGGGAGACCCCCGCCTTGCCGCCGCCGACCACCGCCCACGGTGCCCTGCTCAACCACATCACCGGTGGCCATATCGAGACGGTGGAAGCGGGCCCGCGCTCCTTCCAGCCAATGAACATCAATTTCGGCCTGTTCCCGCCGCTCGACGCCAACCCGACCCGCGACGCCGAGGGCAACCGCCTGCGCGGCACACAGAAGACCGTGGCGAAGAAGCAGGTGCTCGCCGCCCGCGCCCTTGCCGATATGGACGCCTGGGCCAAGGCCCACGCGGACAAGCCGAACGAGGCCGCCGCGTGA
- a CDS encoding serine/threonine protein kinase: MSLTVPAKGGVFELDTVLKRDTFSTIERGFWRDAAGTVYPAVRRNYAEVKWWVKPLARHFAAREARALMRAEGSGHTVPVYALEEGYLVRGFVDGIPLQIARPRGDRAFFASARKGLREVHRRNIAHNDLAKPQNWLYAADGRAVLMDFQLAMVFSRRSKAFRVAAYEDIRHFLKQKRSYCPEALTAREKKILARKSLFTRVWMKTGKKVYNFVTRRLLNYHDTEGRGPRAMEQGPRLAAALTEMIGVRAVHICDFPTAGHSFGLYAFVEAEGVTEEALRAHLAARLPDLLPPEHLQIVTALPRDGTGAVRDDLLRLVALNQLDQLAQLPRGPQEEEALSLIVRERRNLSDRVRGGI, encoded by the coding sequence GTGAGCCTGACGGTCCCCGCCAAGGGCGGCGTGTTCGAGCTCGACACCGTGCTCAAGCGCGACACCTTCTCCACCATCGAGCGCGGCTTCTGGCGCGATGCTGCCGGCACGGTCTACCCCGCGGTGCGGCGTAACTATGCCGAGGTGAAATGGTGGGTGAAGCCGCTCGCCCGCCACTTCGCCGCCCGCGAGGCGCGCGCACTGATGCGTGCCGAGGGCAGCGGCCACACCGTGCCGGTCTATGCGCTGGAAGAGGGTTATCTGGTCCGCGGCTTCGTCGACGGCATCCCGCTGCAGATCGCCCGCCCGCGCGGCGACCGCGCCTTCTTCGCGTCCGCCCGCAAGGGCCTGCGCGAGGTACACCGGCGCAACATCGCGCATAACGACCTCGCCAAGCCGCAGAACTGGCTCTACGCCGCCGATGGCCGGGCTGTGCTGATGGACTTCCAGCTCGCCATGGTTTTTTCCCGGCGCAGCAAGGCGTTCCGCGTCGCGGCCTATGAGGACATCCGCCACTTCCTCAAGCAGAAGCGCAGCTACTGCCCGGAAGCGCTGACCGCGCGTGAGAAGAAGATCCTCGCCCGCAAGAGCCTGTTCACCCGCGTGTGGATGAAGACCGGCAAGAAGGTCTACAATTTCGTCACCCGCCGCCTGCTGAACTATCATGACACCGAAGGGCGCGGCCCGCGCGCCATGGAGCAGGGTCCGCGCCTCGCGGCCGCGCTCACCGAGATGATCGGCGTGCGCGCCGTGCATATCTGCGATTTCCCCACCGCCGGCCATTCCTTCGGCCTCTACGCCTTTGTCGAGGCGGAGGGCGTGACGGAAGAGGCGCTGCGCGCCCATCTCGCCGCCCGCCTGCCGGATCTCCTGCCGCCCGAGCACCTGCAGATCGTCACCGCCCTGCCGCGCGACGGCACCGGCGCGGTGCGCGACGACCTGCTGCGCCTTGTGGCGCTCAACCAGCTCGACCAGCTTGCGCAACTGCCGCGCGGCCCGCAGGAGGAGGAGGCGCTCTCCCTCATCGTCCGCGAGCGCCGCAACCTCAGCGACCGCGTGCGCGGCGGCATCTAG
- a CDS encoding LysR family transcriptional regulator, giving the protein MRRLDNIDLRLLRVFVTLAEEGGFQDAQIALNLSQSTLSTHLAALERKLGGQLCERGRAGFRLTPFGESTLAAAKRLFDDIDAFHGRIGRDQQRLVGRLRLGIVDGVVTNPQLGLQTALSRYMAYASEVFVDLELGTPLVLERALMDGERDLVVGPFSQKVPGLTYVPLNREAQALYCGRGHGLFGLPAAAITHQRIEEALFSVRRYRHLDDLYRVNHPRASGAIVQMEAQVMMILSGRFIGYLPRHIGEDWVARGEMRVLRPEAYGFETTHFAATRRLKGEQPLVDAFVRELTAQAGGAATVAG; this is encoded by the coding sequence ATGCGCCGGCTCGACAACATCGACCTCCGGCTGCTGCGGGTGTTCGTCACCCTGGCGGAGGAGGGCGGCTTTCAGGATGCGCAGATCGCGCTGAACCTGTCGCAATCGACACTCTCCACCCATCTCGCGGCGCTGGAACGCAAGCTGGGCGGGCAGCTTTGCGAGCGCGGGAGGGCGGGCTTCCGGCTGACGCCGTTCGGCGAATCGACACTGGCCGCCGCCAAGCGACTATTCGACGACATCGACGCCTTCCATGGCCGCATCGGCCGCGACCAGCAGCGGCTGGTGGGTCGCCTGCGCCTCGGCATCGTCGATGGCGTCGTCACCAACCCGCAACTTGGTTTGCAGACGGCGCTGTCACGCTACATGGCCTATGCGTCCGAGGTGTTCGTCGATCTCGAACTCGGCACGCCGCTGGTGCTGGAGCGGGCTCTGATGGACGGGGAGCGCGACCTCGTGGTCGGCCCATTCTCGCAGAAGGTGCCGGGTCTCACCTATGTGCCGCTCAACCGCGAGGCGCAGGCGCTCTATTGCGGGCGCGGCCATGGGCTGTTCGGGCTGCCGGCGGCGGCGATCACCCATCAGCGCATCGAGGAGGCGCTGTTCTCGGTGCGGCGCTATCGTCACCTCGACGACCTCTACCGGGTCAACCACCCGCGCGCGAGCGGCGCCATCGTGCAGATGGAAGCGCAGGTGATGATGATCCTTTCCGGCCGCTTCATCGGCTATCTCCCGCGCCATATCGGCGAGGACTGGGTGGCGCGGGGAGAGATGCGGGTGCTGCGGCCCGAGGCCTATGGCTTCGAGACGACCCATTTCGCCGCCACAAGGCGGCTCAAGGGCGAGCAGCCGCTGGTCGATGCCTTCGTGCGCGAATTGACGGCGCAGGCGGGCGGCGCCGCGACCGTCGCCGGCTAG
- a CDS encoding SDR family NAD(P)-dependent oxidoreductase, producing MTLDGISGRTVLVTGASRGIGLGIARAFAEAGAELHMLADDEAILEVAERLGARGHCADITAADQVAAVAQAIPHLDVLVNNAGLERVTPLDDVSTDNEAVFRRVVEINVVGTFLVTRALLPRLAHGGRIVNTASIWSRGAESLFGAYVASKHAVIGLTKTWAKELGPRGITVNAVCPGWVRTDASLRSLQAMATRTGIAPDVLLDEIVAAQILPGFMDPQDVAGTYLFLASDLAANITGQSLGVDRGELPW from the coding sequence ATGACACTCGATGGCATTTCCGGCCGCACGGTGCTGGTCACCGGCGCCAGCCGGGGCATCGGCCTCGGCATCGCCCGCGCTTTCGCTGAGGCGGGAGCGGAACTGCATATGCTGGCCGATGACGAGGCGATCCTCGAGGTCGCCGAGCGCCTCGGCGCGCGCGGCCATTGCGCCGACATCACCGCAGCCGATCAGGTGGCGGCGGTGGCCCAGGCGATCCCCCATCTCGACGTGCTGGTGAACAATGCCGGGCTGGAGCGCGTCACGCCGCTGGACGACGTGAGCACCGACAATGAAGCGGTGTTCCGCCGCGTGGTGGAGATCAATGTCGTCGGCACCTTCCTCGTCACCCGGGCGCTGCTGCCGCGCCTCGCCCATGGCGGGCGCATCGTCAACACCGCCTCCATCTGGTCGCGCGGCGCGGAATCGCTGTTTGGCGCCTATGTCGCCTCCAAACACGCGGTGATCGGGCTCACCAAGACCTGGGCGAAGGAACTGGGGCCGCGCGGCATCACCGTGAACGCCGTCTGCCCTGGCTGGGTGCGGACCGACGCTTCGCTTCGGTCGCTTCAGGCTATGGCGACCCGCACCGGCATCGCTCCCGACGTGCTGCTGGACGAGATCGTCGCAGCGCAGATTCTCCCGGGCTTCATGGATCCGCAGGACGTGGCGGGTACTTATCTGTTCCTCGCCTCGGACCTCGCCGCCAACATCACCGGCCAGAGTCTCGGCGTCGATCGCGGAGAACTGCCATGGTAG
- a CDS encoding SDR family NAD(P)-dependent oxidoreductase, whose translation MVAPHKDHPHRDVRVIVTGAASGIGRASADALCAAGAKVIGFDLHPPPDETRWPTILVNVADEASVIGGMDAAVAELRGLDVIVNCAGICEETPLTGFNIATYERMAAVNVRGPLLMAREALSRFSGEGAVRGRIINIASELAYLGRAGFSVYAGTKGAVLSLTRSWARELGPDILVNAIAPGPVDTPLLDFANLSEELQRLETGNPSGRVGRPEEVAQAVLFLASRTTTFITGQCLSVDGGAAMH comes from the coding sequence ATGGTAGCCCCTCATAAAGATCACCCCCACAGGGATGTGCGCGTCATCGTCACCGGCGCGGCAAGCGGCATCGGCCGGGCGAGCGCGGATGCGCTCTGCGCCGCCGGGGCCAAAGTCATCGGCTTCGATCTTCACCCCCCACCCGACGAGACCCGCTGGCCGACCATTCTGGTGAACGTCGCGGACGAAGCCTCGGTCATTGGCGGCATGGACGCGGCGGTGGCGGAGCTGCGCGGGCTCGATGTCATCGTCAACTGCGCCGGCATCTGTGAGGAAACCCCGCTGACGGGCTTCAACATCGCGACCTATGAGCGGATGGCGGCGGTCAATGTGCGCGGGCCGCTGCTGATGGCGCGCGAGGCTCTCTCCCGCTTCAGCGGCGAAGGCGCCGTGCGCGGGCGTATCATCAACATCGCCTCGGAACTGGCCTATCTCGGCCGCGCCGGCTTCTCTGTCTATGCCGGTACCAAGGGAGCGGTGCTCAGCCTTACCCGCTCCTGGGCCCGGGAGCTCGGGCCGGACATTCTCGTCAACGCCATCGCGCCCGGGCCGGTCGACACGCCGCTGCTCGACTTCGCCAATCTGAGCGAGGAACTGCAGCGGCTGGAAACCGGCAACCCGTCCGGCCGCGTCGGCCGGCCAGAAGAGGTCGCGCAGGCGGTTCTCTTCCTGGCGAGCCGCACCACCACCTTCATCACCGGCCAGTGCCTCAGCGTCGATGGCGGCGCGGCGATGCACTGA